The proteins below are encoded in one region of Streptomyces sp. NBC_00490:
- the glyA gene encoding serine hydroxymethyltransferase translates to MTLFNQPLHEVDPEIAAAVDAELDRQQSTLEMIASENFAPVAVMEAQGSVLTNKYAEGYPGRRYYGGCEHVDVAEQIAIDRVKALFGAEYANVQPHSGASANQAALFALAQPGDTILGLDLAHGGHLTHGMRLNFSGKQFNVVAYHVDDAGLVDMAEVERLAKEHRPKVIIAGWSAYPRQLDFAEFRRIADEVEAFLWVDMAHFAGLVAAGLHPNPVEYADVVTSTTHKTLGGPRGGIILARQAFAKKLNSSVFPGFQGGPLEHVIAAKAVSFKVAASEEFKERQARTVEGARILAERLTAPDAREAGVNVLSGGTDVHLILVDLRASELDGQQAEDRLHEVGITVNRNAVPNDPRPPMVTSGLRIGTPALATRGFTADDFTEVADVIASALKPSYDVDDLKARVKTLADKHPLYPGL, encoded by the coding sequence ATGACCCTCTTCAACCAGCCCCTGCACGAGGTGGACCCGGAGATCGCCGCGGCGGTCGATGCCGAGCTGGACCGTCAGCAGTCCACCCTGGAGATGATCGCCTCCGAGAACTTCGCGCCGGTCGCGGTGATGGAGGCCCAGGGCTCGGTCCTGACCAACAAGTACGCCGAGGGCTACCCCGGCCGCCGCTACTACGGCGGCTGCGAGCACGTGGACGTCGCCGAGCAGATCGCCATCGACCGGGTCAAGGCCCTGTTCGGCGCCGAGTACGCCAACGTCCAGCCGCACTCGGGTGCCTCCGCCAACCAGGCCGCCCTGTTCGCGCTCGCCCAGCCCGGCGACACCATCCTGGGCCTGGACCTGGCGCACGGCGGCCACCTCACCCACGGCATGCGGCTGAACTTCTCCGGCAAGCAGTTCAACGTGGTCGCCTACCACGTGGACGACGCCGGCCTGGTCGACATGGCCGAGGTCGAGCGCCTCGCCAAGGAGCACCGGCCGAAGGTGATCATCGCGGGCTGGTCCGCCTACCCGCGCCAGCTCGACTTCGCCGAGTTCCGCCGGATCGCGGATGAGGTCGAGGCGTTCCTGTGGGTGGACATGGCGCACTTCGCCGGACTGGTCGCGGCGGGCCTGCACCCCAACCCGGTCGAGTACGCCGATGTCGTCACCTCCACCACGCACAAGACCCTGGGCGGGCCGCGCGGCGGGATCATCCTGGCCAGGCAGGCGTTCGCGAAGAAGCTCAACTCCTCCGTCTTCCCCGGCTTCCAGGGCGGCCCGCTGGAGCATGTGATCGCGGCCAAGGCGGTCTCCTTCAAGGTCGCCGCGAGCGAGGAGTTCAAGGAGCGCCAGGCGCGTACGGTGGAGGGAGCGCGGATCCTCGCCGAGCGGCTGACCGCCCCGGACGCCCGCGAGGCCGGTGTCAACGTGCTGTCCGGCGGCACCGACGTCCACCTCATCCTGGTCGACCTGCGCGCCTCCGAGCTGGACGGGCAGCAGGCCGAGGACCGTCTCCACGAGGTCGGCATCACCGTCAACCGCAACGCCGTCCCCAACGACCCGCGTCCCCCGATGGTCACCTCGGGCCTGCGGATCGGCACCCCGGCCCTGGCCACCCGCGGCTTCACCGCCGACGACTTCACCGAGGTCGCCGACGTGATCGCCTCCGCGCTGAAGCCGTCCTACGACGTCGACGACCTCAAGGCCCGGGTCAAGACGCTCGCCGACAAGCACCCGCTGTACCCCGGCCTGTAA
- a CDS encoding PP2C family protein-serine/threonine phosphatase → MAEEPQIDYAAVFRALPGMVALLTPELVYVDANEDFLRLAGRTREQLLGHYIFDVFPENPNDAAAAGMRETRESMLRTAATGERDTMALLRYDIEDPAHPGRWEEHYWSPVNAPVHGPDGQVTLIVHRVEEVTELIHAFGGPGGDRRSRVLEAELYTRARELQQVNERLRQAHDREREVALALQAAMLPDPRPLAHRKAAVRYRPAIGALNVCGDWYDVVELPGEGLAVAVGDVVGHGLAAACAMGQLRSALSAATRVADGPAQALEALDMYARSVDGAESTTAATTFIDWDDHTITYSCAGHPPPALLHPDGTVSFLDGATDPPLAARPRSAPRPQAQTPFAEGATLVLYTDGLVERRTDDIDAGLARLADSLTHHQHAAPEDLADALLTDLLPHTGNTDDTALIVLRL, encoded by the coding sequence CGGAGGAACCGCAGATCGACTATGCGGCGGTATTCAGGGCTCTGCCCGGCATGGTGGCACTGCTCACCCCCGAGCTGGTGTACGTGGACGCCAACGAGGACTTCCTCCGGCTGGCCGGACGCACCCGCGAGCAGCTCCTGGGCCACTACATCTTCGACGTCTTCCCCGAGAACCCGAACGACGCGGCCGCGGCCGGTATGCGCGAGACCCGGGAGTCGATGCTGCGCACCGCCGCCACCGGCGAACGCGACACCATGGCGCTGCTCCGCTACGACATCGAGGACCCCGCACACCCCGGCCGCTGGGAGGAGCACTACTGGAGCCCGGTCAACGCCCCCGTCCACGGCCCCGACGGGCAGGTCACGCTGATCGTGCACCGGGTGGAGGAGGTCACCGAACTCATCCACGCCTTCGGCGGACCGGGCGGCGACCGGCGGTCCCGGGTGCTGGAGGCCGAGCTGTACACCCGCGCGCGGGAACTTCAGCAGGTCAACGAGCGTCTGCGCCAGGCACACGACCGTGAGCGTGAGGTCGCCCTGGCCCTGCAGGCGGCCATGCTGCCCGACCCCAGACCCCTCGCACACCGCAAAGCGGCTGTCCGCTACCGGCCCGCCATCGGCGCCCTGAACGTGTGCGGCGACTGGTACGACGTGGTCGAGCTGCCCGGCGAGGGCCTCGCGGTGGCGGTGGGTGACGTCGTCGGTCACGGCCTGGCGGCCGCCTGCGCCATGGGACAACTGCGCAGCGCCCTGAGCGCGGCCACGCGCGTCGCCGACGGCCCGGCACAGGCGCTGGAGGCCCTCGACATGTACGCCCGCTCCGTCGACGGCGCCGAGTCGACCACCGCGGCGACGACCTTCATCGACTGGGACGACCACACCATCACCTACAGCTGCGCCGGGCACCCGCCGCCCGCCCTGCTCCACCCCGACGGCACCGTGTCCTTCCTCGACGGGGCCACCGACCCGCCACTGGCCGCCCGCCCCCGCTCCGCCCCGCGCCCCCAGGCCCAGACGCCCTTCGCCGAGGGCGCCACCCTGGTCCTCTACACCGACGGCCTGGTCGAACGCCGCACCGACGACATCGACGCCGGGCTGGCCCGTCTCGCCGACTCCCTCACCCACCACCAGCACGCCGCCCCCGAGGACCTGGCCGACGCCCTCCTCACCGACCTGCTCCCCCACACCGGCAACACGGACGACACGGCGCTCATCGTCCTACGGCTGTGA
- a CDS encoding L-serine ammonia-lyase, translating into MAISVFDLFSIGIGPSSSHTVGPMRAAAMFAARLKTDGLLAPAAAVRAELFGSLGATGHGHGTPKAVLLGLEGNKPHTVDVAQADLDVERIRASGRIRLLGAEIGAAHEIDFDASTQLVLHRRRSLPYHANGMTLFAYDADGVPLLEKTYYSVGGGFVVDEDAVGTDRIKVDDTAQAHPFHTGDELLRLTGETGLSISALMLENEKAWRTEEEIRAGLLAIWRVMEECVSRGMACEGILPGGLKVRRRAAAAARQLRSEGDPLARAMEWITLYAMAVNEENAAGGRVVTAPTNGAAGIIPAVLHYYLNFVPGADEDGIVRFMLAAGAIGMLFKENASISGAEVGCQGEVGSACSMAAGGLAEVLGGSPEQVENAAEIGMEHNLGLTCDPVGGLVQIPCIERNGMAAVKAVTAARMALRGDGRHHVSLDKVIKTMKETGADMKVKYKETARGGLAVNVIEC; encoded by the coding sequence GTGGCAATCAGCGTCTTCGACCTGTTCTCCATAGGCATCGGCCCGTCCAGCTCGCACACCGTCGGACCGATGCGCGCCGCCGCGATGTTCGCCGCCCGGCTGAAGACGGACGGCCTGCTCGCCCCGGCCGCCGCGGTACGGGCGGAGCTGTTCGGCTCCCTCGGCGCCACCGGCCACGGCCACGGCACCCCCAAGGCGGTGCTGCTGGGCCTGGAGGGCAACAAACCCCACACGGTCGACGTCGCCCAGGCCGACCTGGACGTCGAGCGGATCCGTGCCAGCGGGCGCATCCGGCTGCTCGGTGCCGAGATCGGCGCGGCCCACGAGATCGACTTCGACGCCTCGACCCAGCTGGTCCTGCACCGCCGGCGTTCGCTGCCGTACCACGCCAACGGCATGACCCTCTTCGCGTACGACGCCGACGGGGTCCCGCTGCTGGAGAAGACGTACTACTCGGTGGGCGGCGGCTTCGTGGTCGACGAGGACGCCGTCGGGACGGACCGGATCAAGGTCGACGACACCGCGCAGGCCCATCCGTTTCACACGGGTGACGAACTGCTGCGGCTGACCGGGGAGACGGGGCTGTCGATCTCCGCGCTGATGCTGGAGAACGAGAAGGCCTGGCGCACCGAGGAGGAGATCCGCGCGGGCCTGCTGGCGATCTGGCGGGTGATGGAGGAGTGCGTGTCGCGCGGGATGGCCTGCGAAGGCATCCTTCCCGGTGGTCTGAAGGTGCGTCGGCGGGCTGCTGCGGCGGCTCGTCAACTGCGCAGCGAGGGCGATCCGTTGGCGCGCGCAATGGAGTGGATCACGCTCTACGCGATGGCGGTGAACGAGGAGAACGCGGCGGGCGGACGGGTCGTCACCGCGCCGACGAACGGCGCGGCGGGCATCATCCCCGCCGTTCTGCACTACTACCTCAACTTCGTGCCGGGCGCCGACGAGGACGGCATCGTCCGCTTCATGCTGGCCGCCGGGGCGATCGGCATGCTCTTCAAGGAGAACGCCTCCATCTCCGGCGCCGAGGTCGGCTGCCAGGGCGAGGTCGGTTCCGCCTGCTCGATGGCCGCGGGCGGTCTCGCCGAGGTGCTGGGCGGCTCCCCGGAACAGGTCGAGAACGCCGCCGAGATCGGCATGGAACACAACCTCGGGCTGACCTGCGACCCCGTCGGCGGCCTCGTCCAGATCCCCTGCATCGAACGCAACGGCATGGCCGCGGTCAAGGCCGTGACCGCCGCGCGGATGGCCCTGCGGGGCGACGGCCGGCACCACGTCTCCCTCGACAAGGTCATCAAGACCATGAAGGAGACCGGCGCCGACATGAAGGTCAAGTACAAGGAGACCGCCCGCGGCGGCCTCGCCGTCAACGTCATCGAGTGCTGA